ATGCCCTGATTGAAGAGCACAAGCTGATCCTGCGCATGATCGCCCTGCTGGAGAACAACGCCCGGCGCACCGCCGAAGGAAACTACACCACCTGGCAGTTCTACCGGGACGGTATCGACTTCATCCGCCAGTACGCCGACCGGTTCCACCACGCGAAAGAAGAGGATGTGCTCTTCACGGCCCTGATCGACAACGGCATGCCCCGCGAGCACAGCCCGGTGGCGGCCATGCTGATGGAGCACGAACGGGGTCGCGCCTTTGTCGGCGCCCTGGAGGAGGCGGTGACCGAGGCGGAGGCCGGCAATAGGCAGGCATACGGAAGGATCGCCGAAAATGCCCTTGGCTACGCGGCCCTGCTGCGGGACCATATCGCCAAGGAGGACGGCATCCTCTACCCCCTGGCGGAACGGATCGTTCCCGAGGCGATGCGGCAGCGTATCGTCAACGGCTACCGCGACGCCGAGGCGAAGACGCCGACCGCCCCGGGTGACCACTACCGGCGACTCGTTGAGCAGTACGAACGGGAATAGCCGGTTCGTCACCGCGTATGACATCGTACTAAACCGCTTTTTCAATCATGAGAAAGCGGTTTTTCTTTTTCCGCACCAACTCCAAGCCCCTGGATTACACTATTTAAAGATCGTTTTAGTCCTTATTCCCACACAACTTACTGTACTTTTTTTGACCGCGGTCAATGTTTTGGTAAAATATCGTTTTATGATGATGTCATCATACCACCCTACAGGAGGGACCACCCCATGCGACACCTGATCAGGCTTGGCTGTCTCCTCATCCTGGCGCTGGCCGTTCCGGCGGGAACCACGTCCGCGCAGCAGGAGCCCGCACCGGTCCCGGCCGGCGACCCGGCACGCGGCGCGGACCTGTACACCGGCGCCCTCTCCTTTGCCAAAGGAGCCGCCCCCTGCGGCGCCTGCCATGCCCTGGCCAACCGGGGAATCACCGGCGCACGGATGGCCGCCGACCTGGGCGGACTGTTCACCGCCGACAGTGCCGACGCCATCAGGGATACGGTCGGCGCCATCGAGGTGCCGGTGATGAAGAAGATCTACAGCGCCCATCCCCTGACCGACACCGAATATGCCGATCTGGCCGCCTTTGCCCGCCAGCCGCTGCCCACCACGCCCGTGGACCGTGGCACCACCCTTCCCCTGGCCGGGGCCGGAGTCGCTGCCCTGTTTCTGCTCTGCTTCACGTTCCATAAAAGGAGGATATCCTGATGAGCACCACACGGATCACGGACGATCATTCCCTGGGAGCACGCGACTGGGAAGAGTTCTACCGCAACCGCTGGCAGTACGACAAGGTGGTGCGCAGCGCCCACGGGGTGAACTGTACCGGCGGCTGCAGCTGGATGGTGCATGTCAAGGACGGCATCGTCGGCTGGGAACTGCAGGCCAACGACTACCCCCAGTTCAACGGCGAACTGCCGAACCACGAACCGCGCGGCTGCCCCCGGGGGATCAGCTTCTCCTGGTACCTCTACAGCCCCCTGCGGGTGAAGCACCCTTATATGCGCGGCGTGCTGCTGGACCTCTGGCGTGAGGCCCGTCAACGGTTCGACGATCCGGTGGAGGCATGGAAGAGCATCGTGGAGAACCCCCAGGCGCGGCAGAGCTACACCGGCAGCCGCGGCATGGGCGGGTTCCGGCGGGTTGCCTGGGAAACGGCCCAGGAACTGATCGCCGCCTCCTCCCTCTACACGGCAAAGACGTACGGTCCCGACCGGGTGGTGGGCTTTTCGCCGATCCCGGCCATGTCCATGATCAGCTACGCCGCCGGCAGCCGGTTCCTGCAGCTCTTCGGCGGCGTGGCCATGAGCTTCTACGACTGGTACTGCGACCTTCCCCCGGCGTCTCCCCAGGTCTGGGGCGAGCAGACCGACGTCAACGAATCGGCCGACTGGTACAACGCCTCTTACATCGTGCTCTGCGGCTCCAACGTGCCGATGACCCGCACCCCGGACGCCCACTTCCTCTCCGAGGCCCGCTATCGCGGTACCAAGGTGGTGGTCATGTCCCCGGACTACAACATGGCCACCAAGTTCGCCGACGCCTGGCTGCCGGTTGAGCAGGGGCACGACGGCGCCTTCTGGATGGCGCTCAACCACGTCCTCCTCACCGAGTTCTACGTCGAGCGCCAGGTTCCCTTCTTCGACGAGTACGTGCGGAACTATACCGACCTCCCCTTCCTGGTCAAACTGACCGAGAAGGACGGCGCGCTGCGCCAGGGGGAGTTCCTGCGTGCCTCGGAGCTGGAGCGGGCCGAGGGGCTGGAGCATGCCGACTGGACCATGTGCGTCTGCGACAGCGCCGGCAGCGTCCGCATCCCCCACGGCAGCATCGGCTCCCGCTACAGCAAGCGGGAAGGGGCCTGGAATCTGGACATGAAGGATATGGTGGACGGCGGCGAGATCGACTGCAGCCTCTCCTTCCTGGGGGGGGAAACCGGCATGGTGCGCTTCTCCTTCGAGGCGGACGGCGACCTGCTGCGGGAAGTGCCGGTACGACGGGTCATGACCAGAAACGGCGAGGTGACCGTTGCCACGGTGTTCGACCTGCTCATGGCCCAGTTCGGCGTCTCCCGGGGCCTGAAAGGGGACTACCCCGCCGGCTACGGCGACGACAAGCCGTTCACTCCGGCCTGGCAGGAGAAGTACACCGGCATTGCCGCGGAAACCCTGCTCAAGATCGCCCGCGAGTGGGGTCAGAACGGCGAACAGAGCAACGGCCGCAACATGGTCATCATCGGCGCCGGCATCAACCACTGGTACCACAACGACCTGATCTACCGCTCCATCATCACCGCCCTGATCCTCACCGGCAGCGTGGGGCGCAACGGCGCCGGTCTGGCCCACTACGTCGGCCAGGAAAAGGTGGTGCCCCTGGCCCCGTGGACCACCGTGGCCATGGCCCAGGACTGGACCAAGGCGTCCCGCCTGCAGAACACCCCCAGCTTCTGGTACATCCACTCCGACCAGTGGCGCTACGACCGCACCTTTGTGGACTACTTCAAGCCGGAGACCGGCGAGAACATGCCGCTGCACGCCGCCGACTTCAACGCCAAGGCGGTCCGGCTGGGCTGGCTCCCCTTCGCCCCCCATTTCAACGACAACACCCTACGGCTGGTGGAGGCGGCCAAGGCGGCCGGCGCCGCCACCGACGACGAGATCCGCGCCTGGCTGGTGGCCCGCCTGAAAAGCGGTCAGACCCGTTTCGCCATCGAGGACCCGGACGGCGCGGGGAACTCCCCCAAGGTCTGGTTCATCTGGCGCGGCAACGCCATCTCCTCCAGCGCCAAGGGGCACGAATTCTTCCTCAAGCATGTCATCGGCGCCCCCAACAGCAGCTTCACCGCCCGGGAAGCGGCCAAGGGACAGGTGCACGAGCTGGTCTGGCACGAACAGGCCCCCACCGCCAAGATGGACCTGGTGGTGGACCTGAACTTCCGGATGGACACCTCCACCCTCTACTCCGACATCGTGCTGCCGGCAGCCACCTGGTACGAGAAGTCGGACCTGAACACCACCGACATGCACTCCTTTGTCAACTGCATGGACGCCGCCGTGCCGCCGGCCTGGGAGTCGCGGACCGACTGGGACATCTTCGGCGGCATCGCCGCCAAGGTCAGCGAACTGGCCCCGGCCCACTTCCCGGCGCCGGTCAGGGATATCATCGCCGCCCCGCTGCTCCACGACACGCCGGGCGAAATCGCCCAGCGCAGCGTCAAGGACTGGAAGCTGGGCGAATGCGAGGCGATACCGGGCACGACCATGCCCAACCTGCCGATCGTGGAGCGGGACTACGTCAACCTCTACAACCGCTTCCTCTCCCTGGGGCCCGGCATCGGCCACCTCCATGCCCACGGAGTGAACTTCGACGCCGAGGATGTCCACGCCAGGCTGCTCAAGGAGATGCCGACCCGCTCCTGGGGCGACAAAAGCTTCGTGGATCTGCAGGACACCCGCACCGTGGCCGACGTGCTGATGGCCTTTGCCCCGGAAACCAACGGCGAGCTGGCCTACCGCGCCTACCAGAACCTGGAGAAGCGGGTGGGCAAGCCGCTGGCCCAGATCGCCGCCGGCGACCGCAATTTCCGGATCACCTGGGAGGAGATCACCCAGAAGCCGCGCCGCTTCATCAGCACCCCGGTCTGGAGCGGCCTGGTCAACGACAGCCGTCCCTACGCCCCCTACACCCTGAACGTGGAGCACGGCGTACCCTGGCGCACCCTGACCGGCCGGCAGTCCTTCTACCTGGATCACCCCTACTACGGCCAGTTCCACGAGGGGCTGCCCACCTTCAAGGCCAAGCTCGACCCGGCCATCCTGGACGAGACCGAGGGGGAAAGCGGGCTGATCCTCAACCTCCTCACCCCCCACGGCAAGTGGAGCATCCATTCCACGTACAGCGACAACCTGCGGATGCTGACCCTTTCCCGGGGCGGCCCCGTGGTCTGGCTGAACCATGAGGATGCGGCAAGCGCCGGCATCGAGGACAACGAGCCGATCGAGGTCTACAACGCCAACGGCGTGGTGACCAGCCGGGCCGTGGTGTCGTCCCGCATCCCGCGGGGAGCGGCCATCATGTACCACGCCCCGGAACGGACCCTGGACATCAGGAAATCGCGCAAGAGCGGCAAGCGGGGCGGCGTGCACAACTCCCTCTCCCGCATCCGCCTGAAGCCGACCCTGATGCTCGGCGGCTACGCCCAGTTCAGCTACTACTTCAATTACTGGGGACCGACCGGCGTGAACCGTGACAGCTACGTGGTGGTCAGAAAGTTGAGGGGGTGAGGCTATGAACGTCAGAGCACAACTGGTCATGGTATTCAATCTGGACAAGTGCATCGGCTGCCACGCCTGCAGCATCTCCTGCAAGAACATCTGGACCGACCGCAAGGGCGCCGAGTACATGTGGTGGAACAACGTCGAAACCAAGCCGGGCGTCGGCTACCCCAGGAAATGGGAGGATCAGGAGACGTTCAAGGGGGGCTGGCTGCGGGACGGCAGCAGGCTGAAGCTGCGCGCCCTGGGCAAGGGCCCCACCCTGCTCAACATGTTCTTCCAGCCCAACATGCCCAAGCTGGACGACTACTACGAGCCGTTCGACTTCGACTACAGCAACCTCTACAAGGCCCCGCCGGGAAGCGACCAGCCGGTGGCCGAGGCGTTCTCGCAGATCTCCGGGAAGCGGATGGAGGAGATCACCGGCGGCCCCAACTGGGACGACGACCTCTCCGGCTCGCAGACCTACGCCGCCAGCGACGTCAACCTGGAGGACCGCAGCATCGTCGAGGACTACGGCCGCATGTTCATGCAGTACCTGCCCCGTATCTGCAACCACTGCCTGAACCCGGCCTGCGTCGCCTCCTGCCCCTCGCGGGCGCTCTACAAGCGGGGAGAGGACGGCGTGGTGCTGGTGGACCAGGAGGTCTGCAAGGGGTGGCGGTTCTGCACCAGCGCCTGCCCCTACAAGAAGGTCTACTTCAACTGGCAGAGCGGCAAGGCCGAGAAATGCATCTTCTGCTTCCCGCGGGTGGAGAGCGGACAGTGCAACGCCTGCGCCCACAGTTGCGTGGGCAGGATCCGTCACGTGGGGGTGCTGCTCTACGACGCCGACCGGGTGGAAGAGGCGCTGCTCAGGGCGGACGATGAACTGGTGGCGGCGCAGCGCTCGGTGATCCTGAACCCCCGCGACCCCCGGGTACGGGAGGCGGCCCGTGCGAACGGGGTCAGCGAACAGTGGCTGACGGCCGCGGAAAAATCGCCGGTCTACGCCCTGGTCAAGGAGTTTGGCGTGGCGCTGCCGCTACACCCCGAATTCCGCACCATGCCGATGGCCTGGTACATCCCCTCCCTCTCGCCGGTGATCTCCAGCGGCAGGGATCTGCACGAACTGGCCGACCACGGCACCTTCCCGCTCATGGAGACCATGCGGGCGCCGATCAGCTACCTGGCCAACCTGCTGGCCGGCGGCAACCGGGAGATCATCGCCGAAATCCTGCGCAAGCTGATCGCCCTGCGGCTCTACAAGCGGGCCGACACCCTGGGGCAGACGCTGGAAACCTCGATCCTGCACAACGCCGGCCTGGACCGGGCAAGCGCCGACAGGCTCTACCGCCTCTTCACCATCGCCCCCTACGGTGAACGCTTCCTCATCCCGGCCCAGCAGCGCGAGGAGCAGGACCCGCAGCAGCGCAAGGGAACCGCCGGCTTCGGCATCCTCAAGAAGACACGGGGGGCGCGATGAACAGTCCGGAACTCTACGACGCCCTGTCCCGCCTGCTGGACTACCCGGAAAACCCGGAGCAGGTGCGGCGGGACCAGGCCCTGGTCGGCGACCTGCTGGGCAGACGCTACCCCGACTGCCATCTCGACTCCTTTGCCGCCTTCGTCGCCTCCTCCCCGGAAGCGGCGCTGCAGGAGGAGTACGTCGCCACCTTCGACTTCAACCCGACCACCGCCCCCTACCTGGGTCACCATCTCTTTGGCGACAACCAGAAAAAAGGGGGATATATGATCATGCTGAAACAGGAGTACGAACGCCGGGGCTACGTCGCCAACGGCTGCGAGCTTCCCGACCACCTTGCCGTGGTGCTCGGCTTCCTGGCCCACCAGGCCCGTCGGGAGGAAACGGAGGAGGAAGCGGAAACCCGTCGCCGGTTCATCGCCCAGTGCGTGCTACCGGGGGTCGAGCGGCTGCAGGCGGCCTTCGACGAACGGCAGCACTCCCCCTGGCGACCGCTCATTGAAGCAGTGCGGCTGTTGTGCGCGGAAGATTGCAAGGAGGTTCCGTCATGCTGAACACCATCGTTTTCGTCATACTCCCCTACGTGGCCCTGGCGCTGCTCCTGTTCGTGACGCCGTACCGCTTCTTCAGCAACCGGCTGACCTGGTCCGCCTACTCCACCCAGTTTCTGGAGCGCGACACCCTCTACTGGGGGATCAATCCCTGGCACTACGGCATCCTGCCGGTGCTGCTGGCTCACCTCTTCGCCACCCTGTTCCCCGGCGTCACCGCGGCCCTGCTGGGGGACCGCACCCGGCTGCTGGTGGTGGAGGCCACCGGCCTTGGGCTGGGAATCATCGCCCTGCTGGGCTGCCTGATCCTGTTGCTCCGCCGGGCGAACTCCCCCATCCTGGGCAAGGTCACCTCGCCGGCCGACATCCTGCTGCTCCTGGTGCTGGCGCTCCAGACCGCCAGCGGCATCGTGGTGGCGGTCACCGCCGGCTGGGGAGCCCAGTGGTATCCGGCCACGGCCGGTCCCTACCTGCGCTCCCTGGTACTGCTCAACCCGCAGCCCGAGTACGTAAGCGGCATTTCCACCGCCTTCACCCTGCATGTGGCCGGCGCCTTCCTGCTGCTGGCGGTGCTGCCCTTCACCAAGCTGGTGCACCTGCTCTACCTGCCGTTCGATTTCCTGAAGGACCCGCCGCTGTTGTACAAGTGGCGGACGCGGCGGGACGAAATCGGCTAGCAGCTTCACCCCACAAGGAGAACGCGCAATGTCCGGATCGACACGAACCGACGAAAAACCGATGGGCTGGATGGACCTGCTCGCCTTCGGGCGGGACGACATCATGGCCCTGCACAAGACCTGGGTCGCCTTCTTCATCACCTTCTACGTCTGGTTCAACATGGCGCCGCTGGCCTCCACCATCATGAAGGAGACCGGGCTGACCCTTGACCAGCTCAAGATCCTGGCAACCTGCAACGTGGCCCTGACCGTGCCGATGCGGGTCATCGTCGGCATGCTCTGCGACCGGCTGGGGCCGCGCAAAACCTTCTGCCTGGTGATGTGGACCATGGCGGTACCCTGCGTCTGGTTCGCCTTTGCCAGCACCTTCACCGAAATGCTGATCACCCGCCTGATCCTGAGCGCGGTGGGAACCGGCTTCGTGGTGGGCATCGCCATGACCTCCCTCTGGTTCAAACCGAAGGACACCGGCTTCGCTCAGGGGGTGGAGGCGGGGCTGGGCAACTGGGGCTCGTCGCTTGCGGCCATCACCATGCCGATCCTGGCCCTCACCGTGCTGGAAAGCTGGCGCTGGGCCATCGCCGCCAGCGGCATCGTCATGTTCCTCTACGGCGTCTACTACTGGTTCTCCATCACCGACGGCCCCGAGGGGGCGGTGCGGACCGTGGCCCGCAAGGCCCACGCCATCGAGGTCTCCACCTGGGGCGACCTGATCAACGCCATCTTCTGGACCATCCCGATCGTGGGGGTGCTGGCCCTGGTGGTGCGCACCGTGGCCGCCAAGGGCTACATCGCGCCGGAGACCTCCTACCTCCTCTACGCCGTCATCGCCGCCGGCGTGCTCTACCAGGTGGTCTCCCTGGTCAAGGTCAACGTGCCGATCCTGAAAAAGGGGGTTCCGGAGGACGACCGCTACCGCTTCACCCAGGTGGGCACCCTCTGCGCCTCCTACGTGGTCACCTTCGGGGCGGAACTGGCGGTCATCTCCATGCTGCCGCTGTTCTTCCAGAAAACCTTCGGCATGAGCCCGGTCATGGCCGGCCTGTTCGGCTCCATGTTCGCGGTGCTGAACTTCTTCTCCCGCGCCCTGGGGGGATACATCTCCGACCGCACCCCCACCCGCAAGCTGGCCCACCTGCTCTACCTGGGCGGGGTCACCGGCGGTTTTCTGCTGATGAGCTTCATCGGGCCGCAGTGGCCACTGATGCTGGCTTCCCTGGCGGTTTTCGTCTGCGCCCTGTTCGTCACCGGCGGCTGCGGCACCACCTATGCCCTGGTGCCGTTCGTGAAACGGCGGATCACCGGCAACGTGGCCGGCTACACCGGGGCCTACGGCAACGTGGGGGCGGTGGTCTACACCTCGGCCTACATGCTGCTGTCCGACAGCCAGTTCTTCCTGATGATCGGCATCTCCGCGGCCCTGGTCTTCGTCTTCTGCCTGTTCGCCATGAAGGAACCGGCCGGGGCCTTTGCCGCGGAATACCAGCTTTCGTCGGTAGATCGGGAACTGATGGCCAAGGCCGCCGCAGAACCGGCGGGGCAGTAACAACCTCAAACAACACCACCTAAAGGAGACGTCCCCATGGCCAGACTCCCCCGCTGGGAACCGGAAGATCCGCAATTCTGGCAGGAAACCGGCAGCGCCGTTGCCTGGCGCACCTGCGCTTTAACCACCTTTTCCCTGATTTTCTCCTTCGCCACCTGGTTCGTGATGAGCGCGGTGGTGGTGCGGATGCCGGCCATCGGCTTCAACTTCACCACCATGGAGTACTTCTGGCTGGCGGCCATACCGGGCTTTGCCTCCGGCATCCTGCGGCTGATCCACTCCAACTTCATCCCGGTGCTGGGGACCCGGCCGGTGGTGAGCATCGCCACCATCATCAAGGTACTCCCCATGGTCTGGCTCGGCTTCGCCATCCAGGACACCAGCACCTCCTGGACCACCTTCATGATCATCGGCTTCCTCACCGGCATGGGGGGCGGCGACTTCTCCTCCTTCATGCCCTCCACCAGCATCTTCTTTCCCAAGCGGCTCCAGGGGCTGGCCATGGGCATCCAGGCCGGCCTGGGCAACTTCGGCGTCTCCATCGTCCAGTTCGTCACCCCCTGGATCATCGGCTTCGCCGCCCTGGGAGCCATGGCCGGCGGGCCCCAGCTCTTCAGCAAAACCGACGTGCTCAAGGATGTGAAGGTAGTGAAAAGCGCCGACGGCGTGGTGACCGACGTGGTGGTGAAACGGCCGGACCTGGCCGCAGCCACGGTGATCACCAGAGACAACGGCATCGTCAGGAACGTGACCATCACCGAAACCGACACCACCAGAAACATGCAGGTCGATCTCAAGAAAAACGCCGACGGCGCGGTCACGGACGTGACCGTCAAGAAGGTGATCAAGAAGAACATCTGGCTGCAGAACGCGCCGCTGGTCTACGTGCCGTTCCTGGTGGTGGCCTTCATCCTCTGCGCCCTGTTCCTGCGCAGCGTCAACCTGCCGTCCCGGGGCTTCAGGGGACAGTTCGAAATCCTGAGCGGCAAAAACCGGGCCCGCACCCACACCTGGAACTGCACCGTCACCTACATCACCTCCTTCGGCTCCTTCTCCGGCTACGCCGCCGCCTTCCCGATCATGATCAAGACCATCTACGGCGGCTTCGACGGCGCGCCGGACCCCTTGAGCTACGCCTTTCTCGGCCCCCTCATCGGCGGCCTGATCCGGGCCCTTACCGGCCCCATCTTCGACAAGTGGGGCGGCAGCATCGGCATGCACTGGACCACCCTGGGGCAAATCGCCGGCTGCCTGGCCCTGGTCTTCGGCGGCTACCTCACCCCCACCGGCCTTGACCAGTTCCAGGGCTTCCTCTGGATCATGCTCTGGATCTTTCTGATGACCGGCACCAACAACGCCGCCACCTTCCGCCAGTACCCGATCGTCTTTGCCTACTCGCCGGCCAAGGGGGCACAGATGCTGGGCTGGACCGGCGCCTGGGCCGCCTTCGGTCCCTTTGTCTGGACCTCGCTGATCGGCGCCTCCATCACCAGTACCGGCAACGCCAAACTGTTCTTCATCGGCGTTTCGCTCTTCTACGCCTATTCATGGTTCATCAACTGGTGGTACTATACCCGGAAAGGGGCCGAGCGGTTCGACTACGGCAACACCGGCGGCACTTGGTGGGACAAGCTCTCCGACGAAGAAAAGCAGGAGATGAAGCGGATCGACATGGGCGGATGATTTCATGAACACAACCGTCAACATCATCGGGGTTCTCTACGGCATCACCCTGGTCCTTGCCGCCTTCATCCGCGGCAACCGTATCCTTGAATCGATGCGGGTGGACGGGCTGGTGATGCCGAACCCCACGGAAGGCAGCAGGCCGGTCAACCTGCTGCTGGGGCTGCTGGTGGCCGGTTATGCGGCTTATTCACTACTGAAAGGATGATCGCCATGGAAAACCTTGAACACTACCTCAGACAGACCCTGGATGCCGCCCCCGACGCCATCCTCATCTCGGACCGCCAGGGGATCATCCGCTACTGGAACAGCGGGGCCGAACAGATGCTGGGCTACAGCGCCGCCGAAGCAGTGGGACAGTCCCTTGACCTGTTCATCCCGGAAAAACTGCGGGGCCGCCACTGGGATGGGTACTACCGGGTCATGGAGTCCGGCGTCACCAAGTACCAGACCGGCCTGCTCTCCTCACCGGGGCTGCGCAAGGACGGCAGCCAGGTATCGCTGGAGTTCAGCATGGTGCTGCTGAAGGATGAATCCGGCGTCATGCAGGGCTGCGCCGCCATCATGCGGGATGTCACGGCACGCTGGTTGAAGGAGAAGGAGTTGAAGCAGAAACTGGCCGACTGCGAGGCGCAGTTGGCCACGTAACGAAGCAGGTGGTAGGCTCGTAGAACCCTTGCAACGGCAAGTACTCACGCGACGCCGCGACGAACGCAACGAAAACCGGTCATCTGCACAACAAACAGGTTCACCTGTCGTTTGCTTTTCCGTCGCGTCGTTGCGCCGTTGCGTGAACCGCTTTTCTCCTGGTTCAATGACATGAAAAATCGCTGGACAGCATGCCGGCAATCAGTTACAAGGCTCCAACACATTCACCGCAAGCAGGGAGCCCATGCGACAGCGGAATCAGGCAAAACCTAATAATAACAACAACTAAAACCCGCCCAAAAGGCGGGTTTTTCGTTTTCCACAGAGTGTGTAAAGTTTTTTTCAATGGTCTCGTAACACACTGAAATCAATCTAAAAAAAAGTTGTGTAAAATTTCTTTCAATTACGGGGCCTCTATGGCTCTGAGGAAATAACTGGGGAGTGTCCCTATTTTTTAGAAAATCGATTCGGAAAATTTTTGTGTAAGGGAAATATGGGAAGTGTCCCTAGTTTTCATCCAGCCGCATTTTGCAAAAAAGCAAGCCTGCCCCCACTAGCTTCGAAAAGCATGATGGCGATATCTGCATCATCAGAGAACAACCAGCTTCTTATAATGCCGTTTTCGACCAGGAAAACGAGGCTCTAAGACAGGAAAATGGTTGTTATTGGGAGAGTTTCTGATTGAAATCAGGGCATTAGCTTGGTCCGACCCCAGCCACACTACTATCCCCGCCACTGGGACGGGTACTACCGGGTCATGGAATCCGGCGTCACCAAATACCAGACCGGCCTGTTCTCCTCGCCGGGGCTGCGCAA
The window above is part of the Trichlorobacter ammonificans genome. Proteins encoded here:
- a CDS encoding hemerythrin domain-containing protein, translating into MKTDITHALIEEHKLILRMIALLENNARRTAEGNYTTWQFYRDGIDFIRQYADRFHHAKEEDVLFTALIDNGMPREHSPVAAMLMEHERGRAFVGALEEAVTEAEAGNRQAYGRIAENALGYAALLRDHIAKEDGILYPLAERIVPEAMRQRIVNGYRDAEAKTPTAPGDHYRRLVEQYERE
- a CDS encoding c-type cytochrome, with the translated sequence MRHLIRLGCLLILALAVPAGTTSAQQEPAPVPAGDPARGADLYTGALSFAKGAAPCGACHALANRGITGARMAADLGGLFTADSADAIRDTVGAIEVPVMKKIYSAHPLTDTEYADLAAFARQPLPTTPVDRGTTLPLAGAGVAALFLLCFTFHKRRIS
- a CDS encoding nitrate reductase subunit alpha, producing MSTTRITDDHSLGARDWEEFYRNRWQYDKVVRSAHGVNCTGGCSWMVHVKDGIVGWELQANDYPQFNGELPNHEPRGCPRGISFSWYLYSPLRVKHPYMRGVLLDLWREARQRFDDPVEAWKSIVENPQARQSYTGSRGMGGFRRVAWETAQELIAASSLYTAKTYGPDRVVGFSPIPAMSMISYAAGSRFLQLFGGVAMSFYDWYCDLPPASPQVWGEQTDVNESADWYNASYIVLCGSNVPMTRTPDAHFLSEARYRGTKVVVMSPDYNMATKFADAWLPVEQGHDGAFWMALNHVLLTEFYVERQVPFFDEYVRNYTDLPFLVKLTEKDGALRQGEFLRASELERAEGLEHADWTMCVCDSAGSVRIPHGSIGSRYSKREGAWNLDMKDMVDGGEIDCSLSFLGGETGMVRFSFEADGDLLREVPVRRVMTRNGEVTVATVFDLLMAQFGVSRGLKGDYPAGYGDDKPFTPAWQEKYTGIAAETLLKIAREWGQNGEQSNGRNMVIIGAGINHWYHNDLIYRSIITALILTGSVGRNGAGLAHYVGQEKVVPLAPWTTVAMAQDWTKASRLQNTPSFWYIHSDQWRYDRTFVDYFKPETGENMPLHAADFNAKAVRLGWLPFAPHFNDNTLRLVEAAKAAGAATDDEIRAWLVARLKSGQTRFAIEDPDGAGNSPKVWFIWRGNAISSSAKGHEFFLKHVIGAPNSSFTAREAAKGQVHELVWHEQAPTAKMDLVVDLNFRMDTSTLYSDIVLPAATWYEKSDLNTTDMHSFVNCMDAAVPPAWESRTDWDIFGGIAAKVSELAPAHFPAPVRDIIAAPLLHDTPGEIAQRSVKDWKLGECEAIPGTTMPNLPIVERDYVNLYNRFLSLGPGIGHLHAHGVNFDAEDVHARLLKEMPTRSWGDKSFVDLQDTRTVADVLMAFAPETNGELAYRAYQNLEKRVGKPLAQIAAGDRNFRITWEEITQKPRRFISTPVWSGLVNDSRPYAPYTLNVEHGVPWRTLTGRQSFYLDHPYYGQFHEGLPTFKAKLDPAILDETEGESGLILNLLTPHGKWSIHSTYSDNLRMLTLSRGGPVVWLNHEDAASAGIEDNEPIEVYNANGVVTSRAVVSSRIPRGAAIMYHAPERTLDIRKSRKSGKRGGVHNSLSRIRLKPTLMLGGYAQFSYYFNYWGPTGVNRDSYVVVRKLRG
- the narH gene encoding nitrate reductase subunit beta; translated protein: MNVRAQLVMVFNLDKCIGCHACSISCKNIWTDRKGAEYMWWNNVETKPGVGYPRKWEDQETFKGGWLRDGSRLKLRALGKGPTLLNMFFQPNMPKLDDYYEPFDFDYSNLYKAPPGSDQPVAEAFSQISGKRMEEITGGPNWDDDLSGSQTYAASDVNLEDRSIVEDYGRMFMQYLPRICNHCLNPACVASCPSRALYKRGEDGVVLVDQEVCKGWRFCTSACPYKKVYFNWQSGKAEKCIFCFPRVESGQCNACAHSCVGRIRHVGVLLYDADRVEEALLRADDELVAAQRSVILNPRDPRVREAARANGVSEQWLTAAEKSPVYALVKEFGVALPLHPEFRTMPMAWYIPSLSPVISSGRDLHELADHGTFPLMETMRAPISYLANLLAGGNREIIAEILRKLIALRLYKRADTLGQTLETSILHNAGLDRASADRLYRLFTIAPYGERFLIPAQQREEQDPQQRKGTAGFGILKKTRGAR
- the narJ gene encoding nitrate reductase molybdenum cofactor assembly chaperone, translated to MNSPELYDALSRLLDYPENPEQVRRDQALVGDLLGRRYPDCHLDSFAAFVASSPEAALQEEYVATFDFNPTTAPYLGHHLFGDNQKKGGYMIMLKQEYERRGYVANGCELPDHLAVVLGFLAHQARREETEEEAETRRRFIAQCVLPGVERLQAAFDERQHSPWRPLIEAVRLLCAEDCKEVPSC
- the narI gene encoding respiratory nitrate reductase subunit gamma produces the protein MLNTIVFVILPYVALALLLFVTPYRFFSNRLTWSAYSTQFLERDTLYWGINPWHYGILPVLLAHLFATLFPGVTAALLGDRTRLLVVEATGLGLGIIALLGCLILLLRRANSPILGKVTSPADILLLLVLALQTASGIVVAVTAGWGAQWYPATAGPYLRSLVLLNPQPEYVSGISTAFTLHVAGAFLLLAVLPFTKLVHLLYLPFDFLKDPPLLYKWRTRRDEIG
- a CDS encoding MFS transporter is translated as MSGSTRTDEKPMGWMDLLAFGRDDIMALHKTWVAFFITFYVWFNMAPLASTIMKETGLTLDQLKILATCNVALTVPMRVIVGMLCDRLGPRKTFCLVMWTMAVPCVWFAFASTFTEMLITRLILSAVGTGFVVGIAMTSLWFKPKDTGFAQGVEAGLGNWGSSLAAITMPILALTVLESWRWAIAASGIVMFLYGVYYWFSITDGPEGAVRTVARKAHAIEVSTWGDLINAIFWTIPIVGVLALVVRTVAAKGYIAPETSYLLYAVIAAGVLYQVVSLVKVNVPILKKGVPEDDRYRFTQVGTLCASYVVTFGAELAVISMLPLFFQKTFGMSPVMAGLFGSMFAVLNFFSRALGGYISDRTPTRKLAHLLYLGGVTGGFLLMSFIGPQWPLMLASLAVFVCALFVTGGCGTTYALVPFVKRRITGNVAGYTGAYGNVGAVVYTSAYMLLSDSQFFLMIGISAALVFVFCLFAMKEPAGAFAAEYQLSSVDRELMAKAAAEPAGQ
- a CDS encoding PAS domain-containing protein, which produces MENLEHYLRQTLDAAPDAILISDRQGIIRYWNSGAEQMLGYSAAEAVGQSLDLFIPEKLRGRHWDGYYRVMESGVTKYQTGLLSSPGLRKDGSQVSLEFSMVLLKDESGVMQGCAAIMRDVTARWLKEKELKQKLADCEAQLAT